A single region of the Lycium barbarum isolate Lr01 chromosome 2, ASM1917538v2, whole genome shotgun sequence genome encodes:
- the LOC132627291 gene encoding extensin-like, with translation MGKMASLFATLFVVLVSLSLASESSANYQYSSPPPPKKPYHPSPTPYHPAPVYKSPPPPTPVYNSPPPPKEPHYPPHTPVTPPTPVYNSPPPPKEPHYPPHTPVTPPTPVYNSPPPPKEPHYPPHTPVTPPTPVYNSPPPPKEPHYPPHTPVTPPTPVYSPPPHKKPHYPPHTPVTPPTPVYSPPPHKKPHYPPHIPVTPPTPVYNSPPPPKEPHYPPHTPVTPPTPVYSPPPHKKPHYPPHTPVTPPTPVYSPPPHKKPHYPPHIPVTPPTPVYNSPPPPKEPHYPPHTPVTPPTPVYSPPPHKKPHYPPHTPVTPPTPVYSPPPHKKPHYPPHTPVTPPTPVYNSPPPHKKPHYPPHTPVTPPTPVYNSPPPPKEPHYPPHTPVYKSPPPPTPVYNSPPPPKEPHYPPHTPVYKSPPPPKEPHYPPHTPVYKSPPPPTPVYKSPPPPTKPHYPPHTPVYKSPPPPVKPYHPSPTPYHPAPVYKSPPPPTPVYKSHPPPHYLYTSPPPPYHY, from the coding sequence ATGGGGAAAATGGCCTCTCTATTTGCCACTCTTTTTGTGGTTTTAGTTTCACTTAGCTTAGCTTCTGAAAGCTCAGCAAATTATCAATACTCATCTCCACCACCACCTAAGAAGCCATACCACCCTTCACCAACACCTTATCATCCTGCACCAGTTTATAAATCTCCACCACCACCAACTCCAGTTTACAATTCACCACCACCACCCAAGGAGCCACACTATCCACCACACACGCCTGTTACACCGCCAACTCCAGTTTACAACTCACCTCCACCACCCAAGGAGCCACACTACCCACCACACACCCCTGTTACACCGCCAACTCCAGTTTACAACTCACCTCCACCACCTAAGGAGCCGCACTACCCACCACACACCCCTGTTACACCGCCAACTCCAGTTTACAACTCACCTCCACCACCCAAGGAGCCACACTACCCACCACACACCCCTGTTACACCGCCAACTCCAGTTTACTCACCTCCACCACATAAGAAGCCGCACTACCCACCACACACCCCTGTTACACCGCCAACTCCAGTTTACTCACCTCCACCACATAAGAAGCCACACTACCCACCACACATCCCTGTAACACCGCCAACTCCAGTTTACAACTCACCTCCACCACCTAAGGAGCCGCACTACCCACCACACACCCCTGTTACACCGCCAACTCCAGTTTACTCACCTCCACCACATAAGAAGCCGCACTACCCACCACACACCCCTGTTACACCGCCAACTCCAGTTTACTCACCTCCACCACATAAGAAGCCACACTACCCACCACACATCCCTGTAACACCGCCAACTCCAGTTTACAACTCACCTCCACCACCTAAGGAGCCGCACTACCCACCACACACCCCTGTTACACCGCCAACTCCAGTTTACTCACCTCCACCACATAAGAAGCCGCACTACCCACCACACACCCCTGTTACACCGCCAACTCCAGTTTACTCACCTCCACCACATAAGAAGCCACACTACCCACCACACACCCCTGTAACACCGCCAACTCCAGTTTACAACTCACCTCCACCACACAAGAAGCCACACTACCCACCACACACCCCTGTAACACCGCCAACTCCAGTTTACAACTCACCTCCACCACCTAAGGAGCCGCACTACCCACCACACACCCCTGTTTACAAGTCGCCACCACCGCCAACTCCAGTTTACAACTCACCGCCACCACCTAAGGAGCCGCATTACCCACCACACACCCCAGTTTACAAGTCCCCACCACCACCCAAGGAGCCACACTACCCACCACATACCCCAGTTTACAAGTCACCACCACCACCTACTCCAGTTTATAAGTCCCCACCACCACCCACAAAGCCACACTACCCACCACACACCCCAGTTTACAAGTCGCCACCACCACCAGTGAAGCCATACCATCCTTCACCAACACCATACCATCCTGCACCAGTATATAAGTCTCCACCACCACCTACTCCAGTCTACAAGTCTCATCCACCACCCCACTATCTTTacacttctcctcctcctccctaCCATTACTAG